Below is a window of Cytophagaceae bacterium DNA.
CGAGTCCCCGATTTTGGCCATATTCAGCGGTCAGAACCTTCCACCTCAAATCACCACCTGGACCCATAAAGCACTGATTTGGTTTGTGACCAATGGCTCTGTCAATTACAAAGGCTGGAAACTCAGATATGAAGAGGTGGAATAAATGCTGAGGATTCTTATTGGGAATTAGTTATTTGCTACTTGACTGATCTGAAACAGAATTAAAGCAGATTCACTATCAACTTTGTACAAAGATTTTCCAACTCATCTGCTTTAGAAACTCTTTCTGTTCTGCTTTTTAACCTCGGGCTTTTCTAAAGACTAACATTCAGATTTATTTGTCCGCCTAATCCTACTTTGATAATTCGGATTAGAGGGAAAAAATCGTGCTGGATACTGATTTGGAAGGATTTTTTTATATTCTTTAAGCCTGGAATGTAACACTGATTATTCAGATGTACCACGAATTAACTTTTTTGTCAAAGTAGAGTTTCTGAATGGGACTCTGCGGAATTATTTGTCATTTCCGTGACGTTCAGAGTCCCCAAACGAGAGACTCTGAACGGAAATTAAAAGAAATAACATTCTTTCATTTTCAAACTTACCGGAATTATTATTTTTCAATATTTTATTTTAAAAGTCATAATTTGAAGGCCATCATCATAAACCTCTGTGTTCATTAATTTCAATTTGATTTCTTTTTTTGAATCTCCAAAAAGCCTAACTCCTTTTCCCAAAATTATTGGATTGAGTTTTACTTTCAAAATGTCAATTTTTTCATTTTCAAACAACCACCCTGCCAACATTCCCCCTCCGCAAAGGTAAATATCTGTTTTAGATTCTTTTTTAAGCTTTTCAATAGCATCAACTTCTAATTTTCGAATATGGACATTAGGGGCCTTCTCTTTAAAAAACAAGTTGTCTGAAAAAATAAAATGCTCCATATTGTCATAAGAGGGTTGGCCTTCTTTTATTCCAAATCGGTATCCAAATTCATAGGTTTTTCTACCCATAATAACAGTTTTATATTTTTTCAGATCTTCCAAGTATTTATCTACACCTTTGCTCTGGTATATAAACTGACTAACATCCTCGTTTTTTCCAGTAATAAATCCATCAAGTGAACAAGCAACATAATACACTATATTTTTCATAAAGTAATATTTTGAGTTAATACAATCTCTACATACCATTGAAAATGGCTTGATTGTAATAATAATAAATAAAATAATTTTTTTTTTTCTCCATTCTAAAATTGGAGAAAACTATAAACTTTGCAAGAAATGCAAGAATTATGCTGCAGAATTGATCATTTTTGTAAAATTTTCTAATGCGAAAATAAAGATTATTTTTATCTTTATTTAAATGAATGCTGTTTTTTTATAAATGCCTTTTTGTCCAAGTAGAGTCTTCGATGGAGATTCCGTAAGCTTAATCACTTATTTTCAGAACCTCGGCCTGGAACGCTGCCTGATTAATTGGAATTTTATGACTTTCAGAAACTCCAATAGGAAGACTCTAAACTAAAATAATCTGCAAAAATCAGTGTTGCTTTCAGCTATCGCAGCCGCAAACCGTTAGTTTCACAAGAGTGCCAACACTCATCAAAAAAAAATCACCGCCACTCTCTGATCTCCCATGCATTCGAAAGGGCGATTTTTTTAAGGTGTTTGTCAGGATTGATACAGATGGGCTTACCGATTGCCGACAAAGCGGGCAGGTCATCGATGGAATCGGAATAGAAACAGGCTTCTTCGACCTTAAAATTATTGTTTTTGCAAAAATCCACCATAGGAATCATCTTATATTTCTCAAAACATAAATCCCCGCTGGGATTGCCCGTCAAAATCCCGTTTTCGACCTCCATTCGGCTACAAATGATATGATCCAGATTCAGTTCGGCAGCAAACAACTCACAGAAATAGTTCATCGACGAGGATGCCAGCACCAGATAAGCACCCTTTGAGCGGTGTAGTTCGATTTCCTCACGGGCAATGGGCAGTATAACTCCTTTTAGCTGCGTTTGAAAAATGTCGGTTGCCATGTCCCTTACCATTTTCTCACTCAGGCCATCGAGCCAGGTTGCCAGACGGGTAATGATGGTCAGGGTTTTTACCAGCCGCAGTTTATAGAGTACCCCAAACATATAGCCAATCATCAGTTTCTTCTTTTTGATAATGCCCCTTCGGTAAGCATCTTTGATCAAAAGCGTGCTGCTGTCGGCCGGAATGAGTGTGCGGTCAAGGTCAAAAAAGGCTACGTAAGGGTGAGAAGCCATAAAAACTATTGCTGTTTAATTGTTCCGAAATCTAAAAATTTAAACACCTAAACCCAAAAATCTCAATACGATTTTGATTCCAATGCTTAAATGCTTCAAAATAAACTTGTTTCAGAAAAATTTAAGTCGAAAATAGTTCACTATTTTCTTCCCTAAATTTTCCTTCCAACTCGTTGATTTTATTGCATTTAAACCTCTCATCATAAAATCTTTTGTGTTTTTTGGGTTAAATAATGCTTTCCATAGGGATTATAAATGATCTCCAGGGATTTGGGTTTTAACGACACCGACAAATCTTTATCAAAAAACAACTCCCCATCAAGATGGAAAGGCACCTTTTGGTCAAAATGGATATTCAGGCTATCGGTTTTGAAATATTCCACATTCTTGTCGGAAAGGTGTGAGCCCGAAGGCACCTGCATAAACAGCCGAATCCTGCTCAAGAGGCCGATTTTCTTA
It encodes the following:
- a CDS encoding HAD-IB family hydrolase is translated as MASHPYVAFFDLDRTLIPADSSTLLIKDAYRRGIIKKKKLMIGYMFGVLYKLRLVKTLTIITRLATWLDGLSEKMVRDMATDIFQTQLKGVILPIAREEIELHRSKGAYLVLASSSMNYFCELFAAELNLDHIICSRMEVENGILTGNPSGDLCFEKYKMIPMVDFCKNNNFKVEEACFYSDSIDDLPALSAIGKPICINPDKHLKKIALSNAWEIREWR
- a CDS encoding dihydrofolate reductase family protein yields the protein MKNIVYYVACSLDGFITGKNEDVSQFIYQSKGVDKYLEDLKKYKTVIMGRKTYEFGYRFGIKEGQPSYDNMEHFIFSDNLFFKEKAPNVHIRKLEVDAIEKLKKESKTDIYLCGGGMLAGWLFENEKIDILKVKLNPIILGKGVRLFGDSKKEIKLKLMNTEVYDDGLQIMTFKIKY